In Paeniglutamicibacter kerguelensis, one genomic interval encodes:
- a CDS encoding beta-ketoacyl-ACP reductase — protein sequence MSEIPSAPARSVLVTGGNRGIGLAIARAFEANGDKVAITYRSGEVPEGLLGVKADVTDAASIDAAFTEVEAAHGPVEVLIANAGVTRDTLLMRMSEDDFTSVIDTNLTGAFRVIKRASKGMIKMRKGRVVLISSVVGLYGSPGQINYAASKAGLVGIARSLTRELGSRGITANVVAPGFINTDMTAELPEATQKSYLASIPANRFAEPEEVANVVRWVASNEAAYISGAVIPVDGGLGMGH from the coding sequence ATGTCCGAAATCCCATCCGCTCCCGCCCGCAGTGTTCTGGTCACCGGCGGCAACCGCGGCATCGGCCTGGCCATCGCCCGCGCATTCGAGGCCAACGGCGACAAGGTCGCCATCACCTACCGCAGCGGCGAGGTCCCGGAGGGACTGCTGGGCGTGAAGGCCGACGTCACCGATGCAGCATCCATCGATGCCGCCTTCACCGAGGTCGAGGCGGCCCACGGACCGGTCGAGGTGCTGATCGCCAACGCCGGCGTCACCCGCGACACCCTGCTGATGCGCATGAGCGAGGACGACTTCACCTCCGTCATCGACACGAACCTCACCGGTGCCTTCCGCGTGATCAAGCGCGCCTCCAAGGGCATGATCAAGATGCGCAAGGGCCGCGTTGTGCTGATTTCCTCCGTGGTGGGACTCTACGGTTCGCCGGGCCAGATCAACTATGCAGCTTCCAAGGCCGGCTTGGTGGGCATCGCCCGCTCGCTGACCCGCGAGCTGGGTTCCCGCGGCATCACGGCCAACGTCGTGGCCCCGGGCTTCATCAACACGGACATGACCGCCGAGCTGCCCGAGGCAACGCAGAAGAGCTACCTCGCCTCCATCCCGGCCAACCGTTTCGCCGAACCCGAGGAAGTTGCCAACGTCGTCCGCTGGGTTGCCAGCAACGAGGCTGCATACATTTCCGGCGCCGTGATCCCGGTTGACGGCGGACTGGGCATGGGCCACTAG
- a CDS encoding GTP pyrophosphokinase, with protein MGTPWETLDDSLREEVAASVERYAKARPMLEHVAEAMRSRISSLFEETETSPLFVVSRVKGVESFRDKASRMLAAEEDGGAPALEFPSPLREIHDLVGVRVIVKLPYEIRDAANLIKRRRSDFDCRSDREKDIGSVESGTYGYSSRHLILKTRGEEVVRDFQAVLGGDIKITGNFVFEVQIRTILSHAWSEIEHDIRFKNAEPRAWSPHIDRQFTATAAMLEAAEDQFSELHERFETVTGFWDAEGEGAVPLSAARIQFIWRTLLPHVDRKSDDDWGWAAELVAAHGLSSTRQFAELLQPGVITSVRAALDHRYSPGPDRLLDDVLLWHFGAEHIKATSGGDAHRADSLRRRLAQMDAYRHKLAPKSAPKTAPAGEPGDAPRKGQDETPE; from the coding sequence GTGGGCACCCCCTGGGAAACCCTCGATGATTCATTGCGCGAAGAGGTCGCGGCCAGCGTCGAACGCTACGCCAAGGCCCGCCCGATGCTCGAACACGTCGCCGAGGCCATGCGCTCCCGCATTTCCTCGCTCTTCGAGGAGACGGAAACCTCGCCGCTTTTTGTGGTCAGCCGGGTCAAGGGCGTCGAGTCGTTCCGCGACAAGGCCTCGCGCATGCTTGCTGCCGAGGAGGACGGCGGCGCACCGGCGCTGGAGTTCCCCAGCCCGCTGCGTGAAATCCACGACCTGGTCGGGGTGCGCGTGATCGTGAAGCTGCCCTATGAAATCCGCGACGCCGCGAACCTGATCAAGCGCCGGCGCTCGGACTTCGACTGCCGATCGGACCGCGAAAAGGACATCGGATCCGTCGAATCGGGAACCTACGGCTACTCCAGCCGCCACCTGATCCTCAAGACCCGCGGCGAGGAGGTCGTCCGCGACTTCCAGGCGGTGCTCGGCGGGGACATCAAGATCACCGGCAACTTCGTGTTCGAGGTGCAGATCCGCACCATCCTGTCCCACGCGTGGAGCGAGATCGAGCACGACATCCGCTTCAAGAACGCCGAGCCGCGCGCCTGGAGCCCGCACATCGACAGGCAGTTCACCGCCACCGCCGCCATGCTGGAGGCCGCCGAGGACCAGTTCTCCGAACTCCACGAACGCTTTGAAACGGTGACCGGGTTCTGGGACGCCGAGGGCGAGGGTGCCGTGCCGCTTTCGGCCGCGCGCATCCAGTTCATCTGGCGCACGCTGCTGCCCCACGTGGACAGGAAGTCGGACGACGACTGGGGCTGGGCGGCGGAGCTTGTCGCGGCGCACGGGCTGAGCAGCACCCGGCAGTTCGCCGAGCTGTTGCAGCCCGGGGTGATCACCTCGGTGCGTGCGGCCCTCGACCACCGGTACTCCCCGGGCCCGGACCGTTTGCTCGACGACGTGTTGCTCTGGCACTTCGGCGCCGAGCACATCAAGGCGACCAGCGGCGGAGACGCCCACCGGGCCGACTCGCTGCGCCGCCGGCTGGCCCAGATGGACGCCTACCGGCACAAGCTTGCCCCCAAGTCGGCACCCAAAACCGCCCCCGCCGGGGAACCGGGGGACGCGCCCCGAAAGGGCCAGGACGAGACGCCGGAGTGA
- a CDS encoding FUSC family protein — translation MIGKNARQWGTAAKAFFYIPPARGEHLGALRMFVGLAIPSLVLLSTGHHDLVMYAVFGCFTGMYGRGEPHQLRLFHQVSAAAFLCACVLAGVLTSAANVGDWAFVGIETLVAGVGSVVTDRMRLRPVGPFFGVFAFGACAATPLDTTPWVPALVAVLSAVCAIAVGFAGWFRVRTWHPGKRRTPRPHLMPTLPEHLATGAMYVVAVGLAGSLATAMGWGHPYWAMASAAIPLSAAGLSAGMARGFHRVIGTYAGLVVAALALGAFTHPVFLVLLVIALQFPTELYIMRHYGLSLVFFTPLILAMTYLANPGPLRGLVLDRAAETTIGAVIGMLVLFLFMRWRREKAVTAASSA, via the coding sequence GTGATCGGGAAGAATGCAAGGCAATGGGGCACGGCAGCCAAGGCGTTCTTCTACATCCCCCCGGCCAGGGGTGAGCACCTCGGTGCGTTGCGGATGTTCGTCGGGCTGGCCATACCTTCCCTGGTCCTGCTCTCCACCGGGCACCACGACTTGGTGATGTACGCGGTGTTCGGCTGCTTCACCGGCATGTACGGGCGCGGCGAGCCGCACCAATTGAGGTTGTTCCACCAGGTTTCCGCCGCGGCGTTCCTGTGCGCCTGCGTGCTTGCCGGGGTTCTGACCTCGGCCGCGAACGTGGGCGACTGGGCATTCGTCGGCATCGAGACGCTGGTGGCAGGAGTCGGTTCGGTGGTCACGGACCGCATGCGGCTGCGCCCGGTGGGCCCGTTCTTTGGCGTCTTTGCCTTCGGCGCCTGTGCCGCCACGCCGCTGGACACGACTCCCTGGGTTCCGGCACTTGTGGCAGTCCTCTCCGCCGTCTGCGCAATCGCCGTCGGGTTTGCCGGCTGGTTCCGGGTCCGCACGTGGCACCCCGGCAAACGCCGGACACCCAGGCCGCACCTCATGCCGACGCTGCCAGAGCACTTGGCCACCGGGGCGATGTACGTGGTTGCCGTCGGATTGGCCGGCTCCCTCGCCACGGCCATGGGCTGGGGCCACCCGTACTGGGCCATGGCCTCCGCCGCCATTCCACTGTCAGCGGCGGGCCTTTCCGCGGGAATGGCACGCGGATTCCACCGCGTCATCGGGACCTATGCCGGCCTGGTGGTTGCCGCCCTGGCCCTCGGCGCTTTCACCCACCCTGTTTTCCTGGTACTGCTGGTCATAGCGCTCCAGTTCCCCACCGAGCTGTACATCATGCGGCATTACGGGCTCTCCCTGGTGTTCTTCACGCCGCTGATCCTGGCCATGACCTACCTGGCGAACCCGGGGCCGCTGCGGGGGCTGGTCCTGGACCGTGCCGCCGAGACAACGATCGGCGCCGTCATCGGCATGCTGGTGCTCTTCCTCTTCATGCGTTGGCGCCGGGAGAAGGCCGTCACGGCGGCCAGCTCGGCTTGA
- a CDS encoding VanW family protein produces the protein MDNVKRGRQRKSRRGWYIAGASALLACGLYGGAAAYAGTQIPANTTVHGVNIGSLSPEAARQLLESKLKPLATEPVALAVGKKTENLKPSKAGLAIDVDATLEGLTGFNMNPATIVERLTGSLSVEPVTTIDEAKLREALVKLAPKFATETAEGKLAFDGAKPELTKPVTGIEVDLDAAVKTVGASWFAPVDPVELPVNKQEPKVSTETFEKLLDDTVEPLVAGPVKLTDGTSTASLSPAQLAAVTSFKNEGDKVTMSLDTDKLIAAAAEGADGFKSTAKDAQIVLAGGAPKVIPSRTGKSIDPDGLADKVLAASQDPERTAKISLTTVEPELTTEKAKALGVKKEIVHFSTPYPAADTIRTKNLLAGSRRLNGVIVKPGETFSLEKALGPITAANGYYGSGVVVNGFATEAVGGGLSQISTQMYNAGFLAGYDDITHKPHSRWFDRYPAGREATLWEGQVDMAWKNNTPYAVMVEAWVGGGRVHTRLWSTPYWSVTSKSSAKYNFTNPGTERNSASNCKPESGGKQGFSINVTRTRTSAEKTLPAETKSWTYSPWNKVVCEK, from the coding sequence ATGGACAACGTGAAGCGCGGTCGCCAACGCAAGTCCCGGCGCGGTTGGTACATTGCCGGGGCCTCGGCGCTCCTGGCCTGCGGGCTTTACGGCGGCGCCGCGGCGTACGCCGGCACGCAGATTCCCGCGAACACCACCGTCCACGGCGTCAACATCGGCTCACTGTCCCCGGAGGCCGCGCGCCAGCTCCTGGAGAGCAAGCTGAAGCCGCTGGCCACCGAACCCGTCGCGCTGGCCGTCGGCAAGAAGACCGAAAACCTCAAGCCTTCCAAGGCGGGGTTAGCCATCGACGTCGATGCCACGCTCGAGGGCCTGACGGGATTCAACATGAACCCGGCCACGATCGTCGAACGCCTCACCGGCTCCCTGTCCGTGGAACCCGTGACCACCATCGATGAGGCCAAGCTCCGCGAAGCGCTGGTCAAGCTCGCCCCCAAGTTCGCCACCGAGACCGCCGAGGGCAAGCTGGCCTTCGACGGCGCCAAGCCCGAGCTGACCAAGCCCGTGACCGGCATCGAGGTCGACCTCGACGCCGCAGTCAAGACCGTCGGTGCCAGCTGGTTTGCGCCGGTGGACCCCGTCGAGCTGCCCGTCAACAAGCAGGAGCCGAAGGTCTCGACGGAGACCTTCGAGAAGCTGCTCGACGACACCGTCGAGCCGCTGGTCGCCGGCCCGGTCAAGCTGACCGACGGCACCTCGACGGCAAGTCTCTCCCCCGCCCAGCTGGCGGCCGTGACGTCCTTCAAGAACGAGGGCGACAAGGTCACCATGTCCCTGGACACCGACAAGCTCATTGCCGCGGCGGCCGAGGGCGCCGACGGTTTCAAGTCCACGGCCAAGGACGCGCAGATCGTGCTGGCCGGAGGCGCCCCGAAGGTGATCCCGTCGCGGACCGGCAAGTCGATCGACCCCGACGGCCTGGCGGACAAGGTCCTGGCCGCAAGCCAGGATCCGGAGCGCACGGCAAAGATTTCGCTCACCACCGTGGAGCCCGAGCTGACCACCGAGAAGGCCAAGGCCCTGGGCGTGAAGAAGGAAATCGTCCACTTCTCCACCCCGTACCCGGCGGCCGACACCATTCGCACCAAGAACCTGCTGGCAGGTTCACGCCGGCTCAACGGCGTCATCGTGAAGCCGGGCGAGACCTTCTCCCTGGAGAAGGCGCTGGGCCCGATCACGGCCGCCAACGGTTACTACGGTTCCGGCGTCGTGGTCAACGGTTTCGCCACCGAGGCAGTCGGCGGCGGCCTGTCGCAGATCTCGACCCAGATGTACAACGCGGGCTTCCTGGCCGGCTACGACGACATCACCCACAAGCCGCACAGCCGCTGGTTCGACCGCTACCCCGCTGGCCGCGAGGCCACCCTCTGGGAGGGCCAGGTGGACATGGCGTGGAAGAATAACACCCCCTACGCCGTCATGGTCGAGGCCTGGGTCGGCGGCGGCCGGGTCCACACGCGTTTGTGGAGCACCCCGTACTGGAGCGTGACCTCAAAGTCCTCGGCGAAGTACAACTTCACCAACCCGGGCACCGAGCGCAACTCCGCCTCCAATTGCAAGCCGGAAAGCGGCGGCAAGCAGGGCTTCTCCATCAACGTGACTCGCACGCGCACGTCCGCCGAGAAGACGCTGCCGGCCGAGACCAAGTCGTGGACCTACTCGCCGTGGAACAAGGTCGTTTGCGAGAAGTAG
- a CDS encoding DUF3099 domain-containing protein, with translation MSEPHSSHHHHEHGPQVHRITEARESHTVEQNSRVLKYTISMSVRMLCFLAAFFTHGWIQWVCFAGAIVLPYVAVVIANGGADLTKREPPAEFFAGDEPRSLTASPEPDSQASHEADPGRWTAETEPDHYPQDAPVTIDGSFVDEPEAGAATSAQDGPDPEGAGEPKTEDGK, from the coding sequence ATGAGCGAGCCACACTCCAGCCACCATCATCACGAGCACGGGCCCCAGGTGCATCGAATCACCGAGGCACGTGAATCCCACACCGTGGAGCAGAATTCCCGTGTGCTCAAATACACAATCTCCATGTCGGTGCGTATGCTCTGCTTCCTTGCGGCCTTCTTCACCCACGGATGGATCCAGTGGGTGTGCTTTGCCGGAGCGATCGTGCTGCCCTACGTGGCTGTGGTGATCGCCAACGGCGGTGCCGACCTGACAAAGCGCGAACCGCCCGCGGAATTTTTCGCCGGCGACGAACCCCGTTCACTCACCGCTTCGCCCGAGCCGGATTCGCAGGCGTCCCACGAGGCCGACCCCGGCCGATGGACCGCGGAAACCGAACCTGACCACTACCCCCAGGATGCGCCCGTCACGATCGACGGGTCGTTTGTCGACGAGCCGGAAGCCGGCGCGGCAACTTCAGCACAAGACGGCCCGGATCCAGAGGGCGCCGGCGAACCGAAAACCGAGGACGGCAAATGA
- a CDS encoding SURF1 family protein, with translation MYRFLASTRWIGWLLLVCLVAVAFAFLGNWQMDRREQALTEISHVQRNFDAAPIPFAQAKPLFGQLPADGKWTPVTLEGSYLTEDQTIVRNRISGSRPGYEVLVPFRTTDGTTVIVNRGFLPIGNENAGQPDSIPAPPAGTVKVQVRLKASEPKLDRGAPEGQLASIDLPAYAAKLDYPIATGSYGLMFLEAPAPATAPTQLQRPEEDEGPHLSYSFQWFAFGVLVFIGFGYAAKQQARINREDREEAAEAALRGEGPVLHQAHRMRKRPKKLVRRDGTPTDEAEEDAYLDELERRASQHGHAGRPDAG, from the coding sequence GTGTATCGATTCCTGGCCAGCACCCGCTGGATCGGCTGGCTCCTGCTCGTCTGCCTTGTCGCCGTCGCCTTCGCGTTCTTGGGCAACTGGCAGATGGACAGGCGCGAACAAGCGCTGACCGAGATCTCCCATGTGCAACGCAACTTCGACGCGGCCCCCATTCCCTTCGCCCAGGCCAAGCCGCTCTTTGGACAGCTTCCCGCCGACGGCAAGTGGACACCGGTCACACTGGAGGGCAGCTACCTCACCGAGGACCAGACGATCGTGCGCAACCGGATCTCCGGGTCCCGCCCCGGCTACGAGGTGCTGGTCCCGTTCCGGACCACCGACGGCACCACAGTCATCGTCAACCGCGGTTTCCTGCCCATCGGCAACGAGAACGCCGGGCAGCCGGACAGCATCCCCGCTCCCCCGGCCGGCACCGTGAAGGTCCAGGTGCGCCTGAAAGCGAGCGAGCCGAAGCTGGACCGCGGCGCCCCCGAAGGGCAGCTGGCCTCGATCGACCTGCCGGCCTACGCGGCCAAGCTCGACTACCCGATCGCCACCGGCAGCTACGGCCTGATGTTCCTGGAGGCCCCGGCCCCGGCCACCGCACCGACCCAGCTGCAGCGCCCCGAGGAGGACGAGGGACCGCACCTGTCCTATTCGTTCCAGTGGTTCGCCTTCGGCGTGCTGGTCTTCATCGGCTTCGGCTACGCCGCCAAGCAGCAGGCCCGCATCAACCGCGAGGACCGCGAGGAGGCCGCCGAGGCAGCGCTGCGCGGCGAGGGACCCGTGCTGCACCAGGCGCACAGGATGCGCAAGCGCCCGAAGAAGCTGGTGCGCCGCGACGGAACCCCCACCGACGAGGCAGAAGAGGACGCGTACCTCGACGAGCTCGAACGCCGGGCATCGCAGCACGGGCACGCCGGGCGCCCCGACGCCGGCTGA
- a CDS encoding ABC-F family ATP-binding cassette domain-containing protein, translating into MISVADLELRAGARLLMEGVSFRIDKGDKIGLVGRNGAGKTTMTRVLAGESLPAGGSVTTSGTIGYLPQDPRTPNMEQLARDRILSARGLDIIVGKLKKCQDDMSSEDPAVAAKAMRQYDRIEAEFIAGGGYAAESEAAAISNNLSLPERLLNQPLSTLSGGQRRRVELARILYADAETLLLDEPTNHLDADSITWLRGFLANHQGGLLVISHDTSLLEATVNKVIHLDANRATMDVYNLGWKRYLQQRETDERARKRERANTEKKATTLLAQANKMKARASGASAAQSMLKRVDRLMGGLDDVRVADRVANLRFPDPAPCGKTPLMAEGLSKSYGSLEIFTDVSLAIDRGSKVVILGLNGAGKTTLLRMLAGVSTPDTGDLVPGHGLKIGYFAQEHDTLDVDRSVLENMRSAAPSHMGDKEVRGILGSFMFSGDDVDKPAGVLSGGEKTRLALATIVASSANVLLLDEPTNNLDPASRAEILSALSNFSGAVVMVSHDEGAVSALNPDRVVLLPDGDEDLWNDSYLELVTLA; encoded by the coding sequence GTGATTTCCGTTGCCGATTTGGAGCTGCGCGCCGGCGCACGCCTTCTCATGGAGGGCGTCTCGTTCCGCATCGACAAGGGCGATAAGATCGGCCTCGTCGGGCGAAATGGTGCTGGCAAGACCACCATGACGCGCGTGCTGGCCGGCGAATCGCTGCCAGCAGGTGGCTCAGTCACCACCTCCGGAACCATCGGCTACCTGCCGCAGGATCCTCGCACGCCCAACATGGAGCAGCTGGCCCGCGACCGCATCCTTTCGGCCCGTGGCCTGGACATCATCGTCGGCAAGCTCAAGAAGTGCCAGGACGACATGTCCTCCGAGGACCCGGCCGTCGCGGCCAAGGCGATGCGCCAGTACGACCGCATCGAGGCCGAGTTCATCGCCGGCGGCGGCTACGCCGCCGAGTCCGAGGCCGCCGCGATCTCCAACAACCTGTCCTTGCCCGAGCGCCTGCTCAACCAGCCGCTTTCCACGCTTTCCGGTGGTCAGCGCCGCCGCGTCGAGCTTGCCCGCATCCTGTATGCGGACGCCGAGACGCTGCTGCTCGATGAGCCCACCAACCACCTCGACGCCGACTCGATCACCTGGCTGCGCGGCTTCCTCGCCAACCACCAGGGCGGGCTGCTGGTCATCTCGCACGACACCTCGCTGCTTGAGGCCACCGTCAACAAGGTCATCCACCTTGACGCCAACCGCGCCACCATGGACGTCTACAACCTGGGTTGGAAGCGCTACCTGCAGCAGCGCGAGACCGACGAGCGTGCCCGCAAGCGCGAGCGCGCCAACACGGAGAAGAAGGCAACCACCCTGCTGGCCCAGGCCAACAAGATGAAGGCCCGCGCCTCCGGCGCCTCCGCGGCACAGTCCATGCTCAAACGCGTGGACCGCCTGATGGGCGGCCTGGACGACGTCCGCGTCGCCGACCGCGTCGCGAACCTGCGCTTCCCGGATCCGGCCCCCTGCGGCAAGACCCCGCTCATGGCGGAGGGCCTGTCCAAGTCCTACGGTTCGCTGGAGATCTTCACCGACGTCTCGCTGGCGATCGACCGGGGTTCCAAGGTTGTCATCCTGGGCCTGAACGGCGCGGGCAAGACCACCCTGCTGCGCATGCTCGCTGGCGTGTCCACCCCGGACACCGGCGACCTGGTCCCGGGCCACGGCCTGAAGATCGGCTACTTCGCCCAGGAGCACGACACCCTGGACGTCGACCGTTCGGTGCTTGAGAACATGCGCTCGGCGGCCCCGAGCCACATGGGCGACAAGGAAGTGCGCGGCATCCTCGGTTCGTTCATGTTCAGCGGCGACGACGTCGACAAGCCGGCCGGCGTGCTGTCCGGCGGCGAGAAGACCCGTCTGGCGTTGGCGACCATCGTGGCATCCAGCGCCAACGTGCTGCTGCTCGATGAGCCCACCAACAACCTGGACCCGGCCTCGCGCGCCGAGATCCTCTCCGCGCTGTCGAACTTCTCCGGCGCCGTGGTCATGGTCTCGCACGATGAAGGAGCGGTGTCCGCACTGAATCCCGACCGCGTGGTGCTCCTGCCGGACGGCGACGAGGACCTCTGGAACGATTCCTACCTTGAGCTGGTCACCCTGGCCTAG
- a CDS encoding GatB/YqeY domain-containing protein, whose amino-acid sequence MENLKTRLREDMKNHLKAGNRVELMTVRNLLGEINTREKGGKAPVELDDAAVTALLQKEAARRRETAQTYTEAGALDRAASENAEAEIIEAYLPAPLDSAAVQGIIDSAIASLRADGVELSMRSMGSVMKLVSAEVAGRFDGKAVSEMVRAALA is encoded by the coding sequence ATGGAAAACCTGAAAACCCGCCTGCGCGAAGACATGAAGAACCACCTGAAGGCTGGAAACCGTGTCGAGCTGATGACTGTGCGGAACCTGCTTGGTGAAATCAACACGCGCGAAAAGGGCGGAAAGGCCCCCGTTGAGCTCGACGACGCCGCTGTAACTGCCTTGCTCCAGAAGGAAGCTGCACGCCGCCGCGAAACCGCCCAGACCTACACGGAGGCCGGGGCGTTGGACCGAGCCGCGTCGGAAAACGCGGAGGCGGAGATCATCGAGGCCTACCTGCCTGCCCCGCTGGATTCGGCCGCGGTGCAGGGCATCATCGATTCGGCGATCGCCTCCCTGCGCGCCGACGGCGTTGAGCTGTCGATGCGCTCGATGGGATCGGTCATGAAGCTGGTCAGCGCCGAAGTTGCCGGCCGCTTCGACGGCAAGGCCGTCAGCGAAATGGTGCGCGCAGCACTGGCCTAA
- a CDS encoding SDR family oxidoreductase — MTDLSAKGAIVTGSSRGIGAEVAKILAAQGAGVVINYRQKAPRANKIVAAITEAGGRAVAVGADLTTPDGPAALVDAAIENFGSLDVLVLNASGGMESGLGEDYALRLNRDAQVAMLQAATEKMAPGSRVVFVTSHQAHFIDQVETMDAYEPVARSKRAGELALREFVPALEAKGITFVVVSGDMIEGTITATLLDRAEPGAIEARRAAAGKLYSVEEFGAEVAAMVTADVSTGHTEYVGGAGDFLK; from the coding sequence TTGACCGATCTTTCAGCCAAGGGCGCCATCGTCACGGGTTCCTCGCGCGGCATTGGCGCAGAAGTTGCCAAGATCCTTGCCGCCCAGGGTGCCGGCGTTGTCATCAACTACCGCCAGAAGGCACCGCGCGCCAACAAGATTGTCGCCGCCATCACCGAAGCAGGCGGCCGCGCAGTTGCGGTTGGTGCCGACCTCACCACTCCCGATGGCCCGGCAGCCTTGGTTGACGCTGCCATCGAGAACTTTGGTTCGCTCGATGTGCTGGTACTCAACGCATCCGGCGGCATGGAGTCCGGCCTGGGCGAGGACTACGCCCTGCGCCTGAACCGCGACGCCCAGGTTGCCATGTTGCAGGCGGCCACCGAGAAGATGGCTCCGGGGTCCCGTGTGGTCTTCGTGACCAGCCACCAGGCGCACTTCATCGACCAGGTCGAGACCATGGACGCCTACGAGCCGGTTGCCCGCTCCAAGCGTGCCGGCGAACTTGCATTGCGCGAATTCGTCCCCGCGCTTGAAGCCAAGGGCATCACCTTCGTGGTGGTTTCCGGCGACATGATCGAGGGCACCATCACCGCGACCCTGCTGGACCGTGCGGAGCCTGGCGCCATCGAGGCCCGCCGCGCCGCCGCCGGCAAGCTGTACTCCGTTGAGGAATTCGGTGCCGAGGTGGCGGCAATGGTCACCGCCGATGTTTCAACCGGCCACACCGAATACGTCGGTGGCGCAGGGGACTTCCTGAAGTAG
- the serB gene encoding phosphoserine phosphatase SerB has translation MHPTAFIVFHSAAPHPVEPARLRSTLAAAGHRVLSEEPFEDPGRSGSRWEVTGSVRQLRALVNPLDGNNARSEDPAVRALSISVVPSELVRAPKMLLVMDVDSTLIKQEVIELLAAHAGCEDEVTEVTEAAMRGDLDFAQSLHTRVKMLAGLDVAVIEQVRSIIELSDGARELIASFKAAGHHVAVVSGGFAQILDPLAAELGLDFACANDLGIEDGKLTGTVNGQVVDRAYKETMLRAWAGQLGIELGHTIAAGDGANDLDMVGAAGLGVAFNAKPALRDAADARIDLPRLDVIGNLVGIA, from the coding sequence ATGCATCCCACTGCCTTCATTGTGTTCCATTCCGCTGCCCCGCACCCGGTCGAGCCGGCCAGGCTTCGCTCCACCTTGGCCGCCGCGGGCCACCGCGTGCTCAGTGAGGAGCCGTTCGAAGACCCCGGGCGCAGCGGTTCCCGCTGGGAGGTCACCGGCAGCGTCCGGCAGCTCCGCGCCCTGGTAAACCCGCTCGATGGAAACAATGCGCGCTCCGAGGACCCAGCGGTCCGCGCACTGAGCATTTCCGTGGTGCCGTCCGAGCTGGTGCGCGCACCGAAGATGCTGCTGGTCATGGACGTGGACTCCACGCTGATCAAGCAGGAGGTCATCGAGTTGCTCGCGGCGCACGCGGGCTGCGAGGACGAGGTCACCGAGGTGACGGAGGCCGCCATGCGCGGCGACCTGGATTTCGCCCAGTCGCTGCATACCCGCGTGAAGATGCTGGCCGGGCTGGACGTCGCGGTGATCGAGCAAGTGCGTTCGATAATCGAGCTCAGCGACGGCGCCCGCGAACTCATCGCCTCGTTCAAGGCGGCCGGCCACCACGTTGCGGTCGTTTCCGGCGGCTTCGCCCAGATCCTGGACCCGCTGGCCGCCGAGCTGGGCCTGGACTTCGCCTGCGCCAACGACCTGGGCATAGAGGACGGCAAGCTGACCGGCACCGTCAACGGCCAGGTCGTCGACCGCGCCTACAAGGAGACCATGTTGCGTGCCTGGGCCGGACAGCTCGGCATCGAGCTCGGGCACACCATTGCCGCGGGCGACGGCGCGAACGACCTTGACATGGTCGGCGCCGCGGGGCTGGGTGTGGCGTTCAACGCAAAGCCGGCGCTACGCGATGCCGCCGACGCCCGGATCGACCTCCCGCGCCTTGACGTCATTGGGAATCTCGTGGGAATCGCATAA
- a CDS encoding acetone carboxylase, protein MNLLDSLSGSGTPPEPAGPAKCSRKGCRNDASIQLLWNNPKIHAPERRKIWLACAEHADWLENYLSERLLFKQRLPLATQIGQAPAQPDGTTSKEN, encoded by the coding sequence ATGAACCTGCTCGACAGCCTTTCCGGCTCCGGCACTCCCCCGGAACCCGCCGGGCCGGCCAAATGCTCCCGCAAGGGCTGCCGCAATGACGCGAGCATCCAATTGCTGTGGAACAACCCGAAGATCCATGCCCCGGAACGCCGCAAGATCTGGCTGGCCTGCGCCGAGCACGCCGACTGGCTGGAAAACTACCTTTCCGAACGCCTGCTGTTCAAGCAGCGCCTGCCGCTTGCCACCCAAATAGGCCAGGCACCGGCACAGCCCGACGGCACCACTTCCAAGGAGAACTAA